AATATGTATCATTTCTGCTTTTTTACTTAGTTCGACATTGGAATTTTTACAATTGTTTTCTTTGAGAAGAAGAACCGGAATAACGGATATTGTCAATAACACGATTGGGAGCTGGATAGGTTGTGTTTTAAGTAATGATTTTTTAGTTTCTTTTAAAGATAAACTCTTTCATCAAATAAATCTACTCCGTCGTGAAAATCCTTTGCTTGTTTATTTAGGTTTATATAGTTTATTAATCATGCTTGTATTTATCTATCCCTTCGATATATCTATTGCGAGGGAGAATATATACTATGCGATTAAGAATTTTAACCTGACGCCTTTTTACTACCGGGGACATCTTAATATTTCTTTTAGTGAAAATGGGATTAATATAATTTTATTTATCATCTTTGGTTTTCTTGTTTATGTTTCACTCAGAAAATATTACTCGAAAATATTAACGCTATTTATCACCATATTCATAGGATTTTGTCTGGCAACCTTAATTGAATTTACTCAGATAATTATACCGACCAGAGTTCCAGATATAACTGATATTATTTTCTATGTGATGGGAAC
Above is a window of bacterium DNA encoding:
- a CDS encoding VanZ family protein, which encodes MILFVIFVIYLFYATLYPFNFSFQEDNILYNLNRINIIPFSCWGGREISWSDVVSNLLLFIPYGFLLNWELQNRNIGKLKSKLICIISAFLLSSTLEFLQLFSLRRRTGITDIVNNTIGSWIGCVLSNDFLVSFKDKLFHQINLLRRENPLLVYLGLYSLLIMLVFIYPFDISIARENIYYAIKNFNLTPFYYRGHLNISFSENGINIILFIIFGFLVYVSLRKYYSKILTLFITIFIGFCLATLIEFTQIIIPTRVPDITDIIFYVMGTLLGDLLAFITLYKK